A window of Tissierellales bacterium contains these coding sequences:
- the murD gene encoding UDP-N-acetylmuramoyl-L-alanine--D-glutamate ligase (UDP-N-acetylmuramoylalanine--D-glutamate ligase; involved in peptidoglycan biosynthesis; cytoplasmic; catalyzes the addition of glutamate to the nucleotide precursor UDP-N-acetylmuramoyl-L-alanine during cell wall formation) yields MNLKDKNILIMGLGVSGVSTIKALSKLGANIAVSDLKSKNELKEYIKEIHFYPVEYFLGTNNVPLDNIDLIVKSPGIPLNVPVIEKAKEKNIEVITDIELGYRIKPESSLIAITGTNGKTTTA; encoded by the coding sequence GTGAATTTAAAAGATAAAAATATACTAATTATGGGATTAGGAGTAAGTGGAGTATCTACAATAAAGGCATTGAGTAAATTAGGAGCTAATATAGCTGTTAGTGATTTAAAATCCAAGAATGAGTTAAAAGAATATATAAAGGAAATTCACTTTTATCCTGTAGAATATTTTTTAGGAACTAATAATGTTCCCTTGGATAATATAGATTTAATAGTGAAAAGTCCAGGAATTCCTCTTAATGTACCTGTTATTGAAAAAGCTAAGGAAAAAAACATTGAGGTTATTACAGATATTGAGTTAGGATATAGGATCAAGCCAGAAAGTTCCTTAATAGCAATTACAGGAACTAATGGCAAAACTACAACTGC